The following proteins come from a genomic window of Leguminivora glycinivorella isolate SPB_JAAS2020 chromosome 6, LegGlyc_1.1, whole genome shotgun sequence:
- the LOC125227382 gene encoding protein phosphatase 1L: protein MEDELEDRVLHQTYLSFMKIVTRFTSSAPLDTPVGYLWKMVRLYLLRSEVAVITLGIILFIMYLQTIEQWSRTLLSRLSHAMSPISSVQRMKFMEGSEADKQSWELKGSLSAAYAIKGRRMHMEDRFIINENINSTGISLFAIFDGHGGEFAANYAKDHLIQNLYNKIVELSAFKEGKIISTPTRDNAEEEKQQEPESNSSVERKTSFKKSVSTADDTSKKEITDPELLAQLSKARPIITREVRPTKPIKNVAVPLTSYLDKGKINFGKLLTDEVLAADRLLVEAAKRSMNVAGTTALLAIMEGNHLIVANVGDSRGVMCDSRGNAIPVSFDHKPQQVREQKRIEAAGGYIAFNGVWRVAGILATSRAMGDYPLKDKKFVIADPDILTFNLSDHKPMFLVLASDGLWDTFSNEEAVKFIKERLDEPDYGAKSLTLQAYYRGSVDNITVLVINFLDNKIVSSATE from the exons ATGGAAGACGAGTTAGAGGATCGAGTTTTGCATCAAacgtatctttcttttatgaaaATCGTGACGCGCTTTACGAGCAGTGCGCCGCTTGATACTCCGGTGGGCTATTTATGGAAGATGGTGCGTCTTTATTTGTTGCGGTCTGAGGTAGCAGTGATCACACTGGgtataatattgtttattatgtacCTGCAAACGATTGAACAGTGGAGTCGCACGTTACTAAGTCGACTCTCACATGCCATGAGCCCTATCAGCTCTGTTCAGCGTATGAAGTTCATGGAAGGGTCTGAAGCTGATAAACAAAGCTGGGAACTAAAAGGCTCTCTCAGTGCAGCTTATGCAATCAAAGGAAGAAGGATGCATATGGAAGACAGATTCATCATTAATGAAAACATCAACAGTACAGGTATCTCCCTGTTTGCTATATTTGATGGACATGGTGGAGAATTTGCTGCAAACTATGCAAAAGATCATCTCATACAAAATCTTTATAACAAAATTGTAGAATTAAGTGCTTTCAAGGAGGGAAAAATCATTAGTACCCCCACTAGAGACAATGCAGAGGAGGAAAAACAGCAAGAACCAGAAAGCAATAGTAGTGTTGAACGAAAAACTAGCTTTAAGAAATCAGTGAGCACTGCTGATGACACTTCTAAAAAGGAAATAACTGACCCAGAATTGCTGGCACAGCTCTCAAAGGCCAGACCAATAATAACTAGGGAAGTGAGACCCACCAAACCAATTAAAAATGTTGCTGTACCATTAACCAGCTATTTAGATAAAGGGAAAATTAACTTTGGCAAGTTGCTGACTGATGAGGTGTTGGCGGCAGACAGACTGCTGGTGGAGGCAGCTAAGCGATCCATGAATGTTGCTGGAACCACTGCATTGCTGGCCATCATGGAGGGAAACCACCTGATAGTTGCCAATGTGGGAGACTCCAGAGGTGTCATGTGCGACTCAAGAGGAAATGCTATTCCTGTATCTTTTGACCATAAACCACAACAG GTAAGGGAACAGAAAAGAATAGAAGCAGCAGGTGGCTACATAGCATTTAATGGCGTTTGGCGAGTCGCGGGCATCCTGGCTACATCTCGGGCAATGGGAGACTACCCATTGAAGGACAAAAAGTTTGTTATTGCGGACCCGGACATTCTCACATTCAACCTCAGTGACCATAAGCCTATGTTCCTCGTGCTGGCCTCTGATGGCTTATGGGACACCTTTTCCAATGAAGAAGCAGTCAAATTTATAAAGGAACGATTAGATGAACCTGACTATGGAGCAAAAAGTTTAACCCTGCAGGCGTATTACAGGGGCTCTGTTGACAACATAACAGTGCTGGTCATCAATTTCCTAGACAACAAAATTGTGTCGTCTGCTACAGAGTAA
- the LOC125227385 gene encoding venom acid phosphatase Acph-1-like, translating into MGIATVVVLSLVALTCGQEIHQEVDQPVDLADEVADTDVVLAFVIFRHGDRTPDEEELDLSAEAVNRNVFFPYGMKALTNRGKQRAYQVGQYIRRRYDGLISRLYLPDEVVIRTTDYARTKMTALAALAAIYPPPPAQKWNPALDWQPVPYDTLPYDEDDLLYWYNCPRYLWLRDRVYESPEVASTLRQYNSLFQYLSQHSGSNITTPEQVFFLDNLFQTLNNVNLRPPKWAQDVMPQIKAMTKIEYAIEGYNDELKRLSTGVLMAEIVNSTNAAIAGYTDQPKLRLYSAHENNVAALMAAAGVFEPHQPKYGATFSLELRRHQLTGQYGITAVYTPVPGEPEEYLKVKGCGGTTFCNYNHFLELTQNVLWSREEFRYQCPKRH; encoded by the exons atgggtaTAGCGACTGTCGTTGTATTGTCTTTGGTCGCGTTGACGTGTGGCCAGGAGATACATCAGGAGGTGGACCAGCCGGTGGACCTGGCGGATGAGGTGGCGGACACCGATGTGGTGCTCGCTTTTGTG ATATTCCGGCACGGCGACCGCACCCCTGACGAGGAGGAGCTGGATCTCTCAGCGGAAGCCGTCAACAGAAATgtcttcttcccttacggtatGAAGGCGCTAACCAAT CGGGGTAAGCAACGAGCTTATCAGGTCGGGCAGTACATCAGGAGACGCTACGACGGCCTGATATCACGGCTGTACCTGCCGGACGAGGTCGTGATCCGGACAACGGACTATGCGCGGACGAAGATGACGGCGCTGGCTGCGCTGGCCGCGATATacccgccgccgcccgcgcagAAATGGAACCCTGCGTTGGACTGGCAACCTGTGCCTTACGATACGTTGCCGTACGATGAGGATGAC CTCCTATACTGGTACAACTGCCCACGATACCTCTGGCTGCGAGACAGAGTGTATGAATCGCCTGAGGTCGCTTCCACTTTGAGACAATACAACAGCTTATTCCAATACTTGAGCCAGCACTCAGGATCAAATATCACTACACCCGAACAAGTATTTTTCTTGGACAACCTTttccaaacactg AATAATGTGAATCTAAGGCCCCCTAAATGGGCGCAAGACGTAATGCCTCAAATCAAAGCCATGACAAAGATTGAATATGCAATAGAAGGCTACAATGACGAATTAAAGCGATTGTCGACAG GAGTGCTGATGGCCGAAATCGTGAATTCGACCAATGCCGCGATAGCGGGCTACACAGACCAGCCCAAGTTGCGACTATACTCCGCTCACGAGAACAACGTAGCTGCCCTGATGGCTGCCGCTGGAGTCTTCGAACCGCACCAGCCCAAGTACGGAGCTACATTCTCCTTGGAGTTGCGACGTCATCAACTCACCGGCCAGTATGGAATTACG GCCGTGTACACGCCCGTCCCCGGCGAGCCGGAGGAGTACCTCAAGGTAAAAGGGTGCGGCGGCACTACGTTCTGCAACTACAACCACTTCCTCGAGCTGACGCAGAACGTGCTGTGGTCCCGGGAGGAGTTCCGATACCAGTGCCCGAAGAGACATTAG